Proteins from a single region of Belliella baltica DSM 15883:
- a CDS encoding alpha/beta hydrolase family protein, with protein sequence MKTLFYSFLMLLYFVPQVDAQDIKGSWKGDLKVMGQSLPLIVHFEEQNGEWTGKMDSPSQNAIGIPMKKVLANELMVSFEMSMGNAFYEGVLTNDEIKGNFSQGGMKLPLDFTRANPEDIQKKEMPKRPQTPKAPFNYEIQEVSFENKSDNITLMGTLTKPKGEGKFPAVVLITGSGPHTRDHEILGHKPFWVIADYLSENGIVVLRYDERGIGESSGDFSSATTFDLKNDVASAIDFLKKHPLVDLGKIGVIGHSEGGLISWMLGSEENDLSFLVSLAGPVIPIKELMTKQTEELARVSGLPESVVKSEVNKNKQVYQAVIDSQSDEEWKAALEPIFEANLKEMYVPENMWASQMTSLRKAYESQLTPWMVNFLKMNPENYINNIDIPVFAAFGTKDLQVAASQNGNRLIELFEDKPDLLTLKVYENLNHLFQTAQTGGVDEYGKIEETFNEKVLSDMVKFIKEQ encoded by the coding sequence ATGAAAACACTATTTTATTCTTTTTTAATGCTGCTATATTTTGTTCCACAAGTTGACGCACAAGACATTAAAGGAAGTTGGAAGGGAGATTTGAAAGTGATGGGACAAAGTCTTCCATTAATTGTCCATTTTGAGGAACAAAATGGAGAATGGACGGGGAAAATGGATAGCCCTAGTCAGAATGCGATCGGAATACCCATGAAAAAAGTCCTTGCCAACGAATTGATGGTAAGTTTTGAGATGAGCATGGGAAATGCATTTTATGAAGGTGTGCTTACTAATGATGAAATCAAAGGAAATTTTTCTCAAGGAGGAATGAAGCTTCCGCTAGATTTTACGCGAGCAAATCCTGAGGACATTCAGAAAAAAGAAATGCCCAAAAGACCACAAACTCCAAAAGCGCCATTCAATTATGAAATTCAGGAAGTAAGTTTTGAAAATAAAAGTGACAATATCACATTGATGGGTACATTGACGAAACCAAAAGGAGAAGGAAAATTCCCTGCTGTAGTTTTGATCACAGGTTCGGGACCCCATACGAGAGACCATGAAATATTAGGTCATAAACCGTTTTGGGTAATAGCAGATTATCTTTCAGAAAATGGAATAGTTGTACTTCGCTATGATGAAAGAGGAATTGGAGAATCTTCTGGAGATTTTAGCAGTGCAACTACTTTTGATTTAAAAAATGATGTTGCGTCGGCAATTGACTTTTTAAAGAAACATCCATTAGTAGATTTGGGAAAAATCGGAGTGATTGGACATAGTGAGGGCGGATTGATTTCATGGATGCTAGGTTCGGAAGAAAATGATTTGAGTTTTTTAGTTTCTCTTGCAGGTCCTGTAATACCTATAAAGGAATTGATGACTAAGCAAACTGAAGAATTAGCAAGAGTTTCTGGTTTACCGGAATCAGTTGTAAAATCTGAAGTAAATAAAAATAAGCAAGTATATCAAGCAGTAATAGACAGTCAGTCCGATGAAGAATGGAAAGCAGCATTAGAGCCAATTTTTGAAGCAAATCTTAAAGAGATGTATGTACCAGAAAATATGTGGGCAAGTCAAATGACCTCTCTTCGCAAGGCTTATGAAAGTCAATTGACACCTTGGATGGTAAATTTCCTAAAAATGAATCCTGAAAATTATATCAACAATATAGATATTCCAGTATTTGCAGCTTTCGGAACCAAAGATTTGCAAGTTGCAGCGAGTCAAAATGGAAATAGATTAATAGAGTTATTTGAAGACAAGCCTGACTTGCTTACACTCAAAGTTTATGAGAATCTAAACCATCTTTTTCAAACCGCTCAAACAGGTGGAGTAGATGAATACGGAAAAATAGAAGAAACTTTCAATGAAAAAGTACTTTCTGATATGGTGAAGTTTATTAAGGAACAGTAA
- a CDS encoding DUF3820 family protein, whose protein sequence is MDKEILMDLVTKRMPFGKYKGKLLCDIPEHYLVWMHGQGFPEGKLGMWLHTLYEIRLNGLEDILHQLKKISK, encoded by the coding sequence ATGGATAAAGAGATTTTGATGGATTTAGTGACCAAGCGGATGCCGTTTGGAAAATATAAAGGAAAACTGCTTTGTGATATCCCTGAACATTATTTGGTTTGGATGCATGGACAAGGTTTTCCTGAAGGTAAATTGGGAATGTGGCTACATACACTTTATGAAATCAGGTTGAATGGTCTTGAAGACATTCTTCATCAACTCAAAAAAATCTCAAAATAA
- a CDS encoding S8 family serine peptidase, translating into MAVVAISCQDNIEEPVLESDFERLESQRGTIIPGSYIVVLNPSSINFRKDGSYADVNAFARKNAESLLMKYKISSDKLEYAFGSALDGFAVKLSDSEFSALSQDPAIAYIEADQIVTISQGRPGGGNGGGGSTSPSQTIPYGITRVGGGQSFTGSKKAWVIDTGIQLNHPDLNVDQNNGFSAFIKGKDAGFDDGNGHGTHVAGTIAAIDNDFGVVGVAAGAVVVPIKVLDSRGSGSNAGVIAGVDFVAANASNGDVANMSLGGGASTALDNAVIAAANNGVKFVVASGNSGANANNFSPARANGPNIFTISAMNNTDTWASFSNFGNPPVDYCAPGVSINSTWIRSGYRAISGTSMAAPHAAGVLMWGNPSTDGFVKNDPDGNPDPIIVR; encoded by the coding sequence TTGGCAGTTGTTGCAATTTCTTGTCAGGACAATATTGAAGAGCCTGTATTAGAGAGCGATTTTGAAAGGCTCGAAAGCCAAAGAGGAACGATCATTCCTGGAAGTTATATTGTAGTATTAAATCCAAGTTCTATTAATTTCAGAAAGGATGGGAGTTATGCTGACGTTAATGCTTTTGCAAGAAAAAATGCAGAATCACTTTTAATGAAGTATAAAATTTCTTCTGATAAATTAGAATACGCTTTTGGATCTGCGCTTGATGGTTTTGCAGTTAAACTTTCAGATTCTGAATTTTCTGCTTTGTCTCAAGACCCAGCGATAGCTTATATTGAAGCAGATCAAATTGTTACCATTTCACAGGGCAGACCTGGTGGTGGTAATGGAGGAGGAGGAAGTACTTCTCCATCTCAAACCATCCCTTATGGAATTACTAGAGTTGGTGGTGGTCAGTCATTTACAGGATCTAAAAAAGCATGGGTTATTGATACCGGCATTCAATTGAATCATCCTGACTTGAATGTAGATCAAAACAATGGTTTTTCGGCATTTATTAAAGGTAAAGATGCTGGTTTTGACGATGGAAATGGTCATGGAACACACGTAGCTGGTACGATTGCAGCAATTGATAATGATTTCGGGGTTGTAGGTGTTGCAGCAGGTGCGGTTGTTGTGCCAATCAAAGTATTGGATTCAAGAGGTTCTGGCTCAAATGCTGGAGTAATTGCTGGCGTTGATTTTGTGGCGGCAAATGCAAGTAATGGCGATGTAGCAAATATGAGTTTAGGTGGTGGAGCTTCGACAGCTTTGGATAATGCTGTAATTGCTGCCGCTAACAATGGAGTTAAATTTGTGGTGGCCTCAGGAAATTCAGGAGCAAATGCGAATAATTTTTCTCCTGCTCGTGCAAATGGACCAAATATTTTCACAATCTCTGCGATGAATAATACAGATACCTGGGCATCTTTCTCAAATTTTGGAAATCCACCGGTTGATTATTGTGCGCCAGGAGTAAGTATCAACTCTACATGGATCAGAAGCGGTTACAGAGCGATTAGTGGAACATCAATGGCAGCTCCACATGCTGCTGGAGTATTGATGTGGGGAAATCCGAGCACAGATGGCTTTGTGAAAAATGATCCTGATGGAAATCCAGATCCGATAATTGTAAGATAA
- a CDS encoding TonB-dependent receptor — protein MKYILLLYFLLLGQIVNAQEKSCILTIRGKISHEENNEPIEAAYVWIMELGTGAISDLNGNFRINDICPGTYKLKISYLGHADIIEKIEIKANSNFTFRLHAEDINLEGVEIHGHQDAIITTTSVNSLRGDELKYARGESLGNSLRRIPGVNTYSTGSNISKPVIHGLHSNRIMILNNGIRLEGQQWGSEHAPELDPFIAKEIAVVKGAETVRFGPEAMGGIIIVNPSPLPVKAEKSGEIDLIGSTNGRGINGAASFSGGSEKIKGLGYRLQGSSKYQGNIQSPDYFQGNTGVRELNFSGAIGYSSQKLGTELYFSHYQTTIGILRDAHTGNLSDLEAIIQNGRPFSESEFTYKINNPKQVVAHQLVKLKSHYHLNNGAKLNLQYGFQRNQRQEFDRRRGEANSRPSLDLELFTNSLDFSFTHVTRKNWNGSVGLNLIQQANSNIPGTGVVPLIPNYDMINAGIFAIEKFTSGSLELEGGLRYDYRYVKAARFNDGDLEERDFTFTNFSAFLGGVYALSRTLTINTNFGTAWRPPNINEQFSQGLRQGVAAIEIGNPDFISEQSYKWVNTLNYSGKILKIELTGYANRINNYIYLNPTEQQFVSLRGSFNVFEYQQTDAFLWGFDLNSNYEINSHFEVFTRGSIVRAKNIIDNNYLPFIPSDRLETGLSFKFLQGKSSSFSKIFLSNLLVAKQTREPDFDFAAAPEGYSLWNLGIQTPVKVGKNPLSIGLHVNNVLNISYKDYMNRFRYYTHEMGRNILFKLNYEF, from the coding sequence ATGAAATACATTCTACTACTCTATTTTCTTCTACTTGGTCAAATTGTGAATGCACAAGAAAAAAGTTGTATCCTCACCATTCGAGGTAAAATCTCACACGAAGAAAATAATGAGCCGATAGAAGCCGCTTATGTGTGGATAATGGAATTGGGTACTGGTGCTATTTCTGATCTGAATGGGAATTTTAGAATCAATGACATTTGTCCAGGCACATACAAATTAAAGATTTCTTATTTAGGTCATGCGGATATAATAGAGAAAATAGAAATCAAAGCAAATTCAAACTTCACTTTCAGATTACATGCAGAAGATATCAACTTGGAAGGAGTAGAAATTCATGGTCACCAAGATGCAATTATTACAACTACCTCTGTTAATTCTTTGAGAGGTGATGAACTGAAATATGCAAGGGGTGAAAGTTTGGGAAATTCACTGAGAAGGATTCCAGGAGTCAATACATATTCAACTGGCTCAAATATCTCCAAACCAGTTATTCATGGATTGCATAGCAATAGAATCATGATTCTTAATAATGGGATTAGACTAGAAGGGCAGCAATGGGGTTCAGAACATGCTCCTGAATTAGACCCTTTTATTGCTAAAGAAATCGCTGTGGTAAAAGGTGCCGAAACAGTCAGGTTTGGGCCTGAGGCTATGGGTGGAATTATCATTGTGAACCCATCTCCTCTTCCTGTAAAAGCTGAAAAAAGTGGTGAAATAGATTTAATTGGTTCTACCAACGGTAGAGGAATTAATGGTGCGGCATCCTTTTCAGGTGGATCAGAGAAAATCAAAGGTTTAGGATATAGGCTCCAAGGCTCTTCAAAATATCAGGGAAATATTCAATCTCCGGATTATTTCCAAGGTAATACTGGTGTCAGAGAACTTAATTTTTCTGGAGCAATAGGCTACAGTTCTCAAAAATTGGGAACTGAATTGTATTTCAGTCATTATCAAACTACCATCGGTATTTTGAGAGATGCTCATACGGGTAATTTAAGCGATTTGGAAGCAATCATTCAAAATGGACGGCCTTTCTCTGAATCTGAATTCACCTATAAAATCAACAATCCAAAACAGGTTGTTGCACATCAGTTAGTGAAGCTCAAAAGCCATTATCACTTGAATAATGGTGCTAAATTAAATCTCCAATATGGTTTTCAGAGAAATCAACGACAAGAATTTGATAGAAGAAGAGGTGAAGCGAATTCCAGACCTTCTTTGGATCTTGAGCTTTTTACAAATTCACTTGATTTTAGCTTTACCCATGTGACAAGAAAAAATTGGAATGGTTCTGTGGGTTTGAACTTGATTCAACAAGCTAATTCAAATATTCCTGGAACTGGTGTAGTACCTCTTATTCCAAATTATGATATGATCAATGCTGGAATCTTTGCCATAGAGAAGTTTACTAGTGGTTCCTTAGAACTTGAAGGTGGCTTAAGGTATGACTACCGGTATGTAAAAGCTGCGCGATTCAATGATGGGGATTTGGAAGAAAGAGATTTTACTTTCACAAACTTCTCTGCATTTCTTGGTGGTGTATATGCTTTGAGCAGAACTTTAACTATCAATACAAATTTTGGAACAGCCTGGAGACCTCCAAATATCAATGAGCAATTTAGTCAAGGATTGCGGCAAGGAGTCGCTGCAATAGAAATTGGAAATCCTGATTTTATCAGCGAGCAATCTTACAAATGGGTTAATACATTGAATTACAGTGGCAAAATTTTAAAAATTGAACTTACCGGCTACGCCAATAGGATAAATAATTATATCTACCTTAATCCAACAGAACAACAGTTTGTCTCACTTAGAGGAAGCTTCAATGTCTTTGAATATCAACAAACTGATGCTTTCCTTTGGGGTTTTGACCTAAATTCAAATTATGAAATTAACTCTCATTTCGAAGTTTTCACAAGGGGGTCGATCGTCAGAGCAAAAAACATTATAGATAATAATTATTTGCCTTTCATTCCATCAGATAGGCTTGAAACTGGACTTTCTTTTAAATTCCTTCAAGGAAAAAGCAGTTCATTTTCAAAAATATTCTTATCCAATCTCCTTGTAGCAAAACAAACCAGAGAGCCCGACTTTGATTTTGCAGCTGCGCCTGAAGGTTATAGCCTTTGGAATTTGGGTATTCAAACTCCAGTAAAAGTTGGCAAAAACCCGCTGAGCATAGGTCTTCATGTCAATAATGTATTGAATATTTCTTACAAAGATTATATGAATAGATTCAGGTATTACACTCACGAGATGGGAAGAAATATTCTCTTTAAGCTCAACTATGAATTTTAA
- a CDS encoding ATP-dependent DNA ligase produces MKLFTELFSSLDQSNKTSDKLSALELYFRKASDLDKLWTLALFTHKKPKRAVTTKELRAWCIELAQIPEWLFEESYQTVGDLAETIALLLPNSKTKSDFSLAYWIRFLKDLKDLPEDTKKSSLLNAWLILDKQERFVFNKIITGGFRVGVSQNLITQALANVFEMEKTEVAHRLMGNWTPENISFEKLILAKNFADDLSRPYPFYLAYPLEDNLESLGEIEDWQIEWKWDGIRGQIIQRANEVFIWSRGEELVTEKFPELIEFSSKLPRGTVLDGEIIAYKDGKPLPFSLLQTRIGRKTVSKKLLLDAPVGFICYDILEFEGNDIRVKPMFERRKILEQIDKEIMASNFQISPFVKVQTWQEAIILQKTSRSMLAEGFMLKKKTSPYEVGRKRGNWWKWKIEPLTIDGVVLYAQKGHGRRANLYSDYTLAVWENDKLVPFAKAYSGLTDAEIKEVDQYVKKNTLERFGPVRTVKPALVFEIAFEGIQESPRHKSGIALRFPRIQRWRKDKPIEEANNLEDLKALLSIYGG; encoded by the coding sequence ATGAAACTTTTCACTGAACTTTTCTCAAGTCTAGATCAAAGTAACAAAACATCTGATAAGTTAAGCGCATTAGAATTGTACTTTCGAAAAGCTTCAGATTTGGATAAACTTTGGACTTTAGCACTGTTCACACATAAAAAGCCAAAAAGAGCAGTTACAACTAAAGAACTGAGAGCTTGGTGCATAGAATTAGCTCAGATTCCAGAATGGCTTTTTGAGGAATCATATCAGACTGTTGGTGATTTGGCAGAGACCATTGCATTGCTTCTCCCCAATTCCAAAACGAAATCTGACTTCAGTCTAGCTTATTGGATTAGATTTTTGAAAGACTTGAAAGACCTTCCTGAGGACACAAAAAAATCGAGTTTATTAAACGCTTGGTTAATTTTAGATAAACAAGAACGCTTTGTGTTCAACAAAATTATTACTGGAGGTTTTCGGGTTGGTGTCAGTCAAAACTTGATTACGCAGGCACTTGCCAATGTTTTTGAAATGGAAAAAACAGAAGTTGCGCATCGATTGATGGGGAATTGGACTCCCGAAAACATCAGTTTTGAAAAATTGATTTTAGCAAAAAACTTTGCTGACGATCTTTCTAGGCCTTATCCCTTTTACCTTGCATATCCTTTAGAAGATAATTTGGAATCTCTCGGTGAGATCGAAGATTGGCAAATAGAATGGAAGTGGGATGGTATCCGCGGTCAGATTATCCAAAGAGCAAATGAAGTTTTTATCTGGTCACGAGGAGAAGAATTGGTGACTGAAAAATTTCCAGAGCTTATTGAATTTAGTTCAAAGCTTCCTCGCGGAACAGTTTTAGATGGAGAAATCATCGCTTATAAAGATGGAAAACCTCTTCCCTTTTCCCTTCTTCAAACCCGAATCGGTAGAAAAACAGTGAGTAAAAAATTGTTGCTAGATGCTCCAGTTGGTTTTATTTGTTATGACATTTTAGAGTTTGAAGGCAATGATATTCGAGTTAAACCCATGTTTGAAAGGCGCAAAATTCTTGAACAAATTGACAAAGAAATAATGGCTTCAAATTTCCAAATTTCTCCTTTTGTGAAAGTTCAGACTTGGCAAGAAGCTATAATTTTACAAAAAACATCAAGGTCTATGCTAGCCGAAGGCTTTATGCTCAAAAAGAAAACATCTCCCTATGAAGTTGGAAGAAAAAGAGGGAATTGGTGGAAATGGAAAATTGAGCCACTGACAATAGATGGAGTAGTCTTATATGCCCAAAAAGGTCATGGAAGACGAGCAAATCTGTATTCAGATTATACTCTTGCAGTTTGGGAAAATGATAAATTAGTTCCTTTTGCCAAAGCTTATTCTGGTCTTACCGATGCTGAGATAAAAGAAGTGGATCAATATGTAAAGAAAAACACTTTAGAAAGATTCGGACCTGTTCGTACTGTAAAGCCAGCTTTGGTTTTTGAAATCGCATTTGAAGGAATTCAGGAAAGTCCAAGGCATAAGTCTGGGATTGCATTGCGATTTCCAAGAATTCAAAGATGGAGAAAAGATAAACCAATAGAAGAAGCCAATAACTTGGAGGATCTAAAAGCTTTACTTTCAATTTATGGTGGATAA
- a CDS encoding ligase-associated DNA damage response DEXH box helicase yields MVDKKLAPAIQYFKSKNWKPFPFQLEAWQDYLAGKSGILNAPTGSGKTFALWMPVILEYIHNNPNTWKKAQKNGIQIIWVTPLRALAQDISLAMQEVCDQIGLKWKVEVRNGDTSSKQKEAQKRNPPECLVTTPETLHILLAQKDNRKLFQELKAIVIDEWHELMGNKRGVQIQLALAYIKNLKSDPIKIWGISATIGNLEEAHKILLGDQFPAHIVKAYIDKKIDMQTIYPDELEKYPWSGHLGLQLVDKVIPIIEEKTSVLLFTNTRAQTEIWYQKIMEKRPDWAGWVAIHHGSLDQSVRTWVEEALHLGKLKLVVCTSSLDLGVDFRPVETVIQIGSPKGVARFVQRAGRAGHQPGLPSQIYFVPTNSLELVEAAALRDAVETGEMESIHCPTLTFDVLIQFLITLAVGEGFYPKDLLPIIKRTYTFAEITDDEFNWILSFITQGGESLQSYDEFSKVDILENDFYKVTNKRTAMRHRLSMGTIVSDPMLKIKLRNGAFLGMIEEYFISKLKPGDLFFFAGRGLEFIKIKDLVVQVQLAKKKTNNVPAYMGGRISLTSKLSSKIREILENASNGIYPSEEIHFIAPLLLLQQKLSAIPDNHTLLIEKNISKEGHHLFFYPFEGRMIHEILGALIAYRISVSYPISLSIAMNDYGFELLSDSPIPIEDILEEDLFTMKGLVDDITTCINESEMAKRKFRDVATIAGLVFQGFPGKPLKFKHLQSTSGILYGVFEEYDADNLLLKQAHREVLEMQMEKNKIISAIQKINKQKIIVKNPGQFTPFSFPIMVDRLRASLSSESLEDRIAKMKANLIS; encoded by the coding sequence ATGGTGGATAAAAAACTTGCACCAGCCATTCAATATTTCAAATCCAAGAATTGGAAACCTTTTCCTTTTCAATTGGAAGCTTGGCAAGATTACCTTGCTGGTAAATCAGGGATTCTCAATGCTCCAACAGGCAGTGGAAAAACTTTTGCACTCTGGATGCCTGTGATTTTGGAATATATTCATAACAATCCAAATACTTGGAAAAAAGCCCAAAAAAATGGAATTCAGATTATTTGGGTGACTCCTTTACGCGCCTTGGCTCAAGATATTTCACTGGCCATGCAAGAAGTTTGTGATCAGATCGGATTAAAGTGGAAAGTTGAAGTTAGAAATGGAGATACAAGCAGCAAACAAAAAGAAGCTCAAAAAAGAAACCCTCCAGAATGTCTTGTAACTACACCTGAAACTTTGCATATCCTTTTGGCACAGAAAGACAACCGAAAGCTCTTCCAAGAATTGAAGGCCATAGTGATTGATGAATGGCATGAATTGATGGGGAATAAGCGTGGCGTTCAAATTCAACTTGCCCTCGCATACATCAAGAATTTAAAATCAGACCCAATCAAAATCTGGGGAATCTCAGCTACCATCGGCAATCTCGAAGAGGCACATAAGATTTTGTTAGGAGACCAATTTCCTGCTCATATTGTCAAAGCCTATATTGATAAAAAGATAGATATGCAAACCATTTATCCTGATGAATTGGAAAAATATCCCTGGTCAGGACATTTGGGTCTTCAGTTGGTGGATAAGGTTATTCCGATTATTGAAGAGAAAACTTCAGTTTTACTTTTTACCAATACACGTGCTCAAACCGAAATTTGGTATCAAAAGATCATGGAAAAAAGACCCGATTGGGCTGGTTGGGTAGCAATTCATCATGGTTCATTAGATCAATCTGTCAGAACTTGGGTGGAAGAGGCTTTACATTTAGGTAAATTAAAGTTAGTGGTATGCACTTCTAGTTTAGATTTGGGAGTTGATTTCAGGCCAGTAGAGACAGTTATACAAATTGGAAGTCCTAAAGGTGTCGCACGCTTCGTACAGAGAGCAGGTCGGGCAGGACATCAACCAGGGTTACCAAGTCAAATTTATTTTGTACCCACCAATTCCCTGGAACTCGTAGAGGCCGCAGCACTCAGAGATGCAGTTGAAACTGGAGAGATGGAAAGCATTCACTGTCCCACTTTGACCTTTGATGTTCTGATTCAGTTTTTGATCACCCTTGCAGTTGGCGAAGGATTCTATCCAAAAGACCTTCTTCCGATCATCAAGCGCACATATACTTTCGCAGAGATTACTGACGATGAATTCAATTGGATTCTTTCATTTATCACTCAAGGAGGTGAAAGTTTGCAGAGTTATGATGAATTCTCTAAAGTTGATATTTTGGAAAATGATTTTTACAAAGTAACAAACAAACGCACCGCAATGCGTCATCGCTTATCCATGGGAACGATTGTTTCCGATCCAATGCTAAAAATCAAACTTAGAAATGGCGCTTTTTTAGGAATGATTGAAGAATATTTTATTTCTAAACTTAAGCCTGGTGATCTATTCTTTTTTGCAGGGAGAGGATTGGAATTTATCAAAATCAAAGACCTTGTAGTTCAGGTTCAACTCGCTAAGAAAAAAACCAATAATGTTCCTGCTTACATGGGAGGTAGAATTTCTTTAACTTCTAAATTATCTAGTAAAATAAGGGAAATTTTGGAAAATGCTTCAAATGGAATTTATCCCTCGGAGGAAATTCATTTTATAGCCCCTCTCCTACTTTTGCAACAAAAACTCTCGGCGATTCCAGATAATCATACACTGTTGATTGAAAAAAATATTTCCAAAGAAGGTCATCACTTATTTTTCTATCCTTTTGAAGGAAGAATGATTCACGAGATTTTAGGTGCTTTAATTGCCTACAGAATTAGTGTGAGTTATCCAATTTCCTTAAGCATTGCTATGAATGATTATGGATTTGAACTGCTTTCAGATAGTCCTATTCCAATTGAAGATATTCTTGAAGAAGATTTATTTACCATGAAAGGCTTGGTTGATGACATCACCACCTGCATCAATGAAAGTGAGATGGCAAAACGTAAATTCCGAGATGTAGCGACCATTGCTGGCTTGGTTTTCCAGGGATTTCCTGGCAAACCTTTGAAATTCAAACACCTTCAATCGACTTCTGGAATTCTTTATGGAGTTTTTGAAGAATATGATGCTGACAATTTACTTTTGAAACAAGCACATCGGGAGGTTTTGGAAATGCAGATGGAAAAGAACAAGATCATTTCAGCGATTCAAAAGATCAATAAGCAAAAGATTATAGTCAAGAATCCAGGCCAGTTCACACCATTTTCTTTTCCTATTATGGTAGATAGACTAAGAGCCTCACTTTCTTCGGAATCTTTAGAAGATAGAATTGCAAAAATGAAGGCTAATTTGATTTCATAA